A genome region from Nerophis lumbriciformis linkage group LG18, RoL_Nlum_v2.1, whole genome shotgun sequence includes the following:
- the LOC133618118 gene encoding uncharacterized protein, which yields MEPLRQAGEGSSPGTSTRQRQNGIEQPAFRVMAADLQRVSAGSHEEIPSEQQEWHTSVGQKELQAPSHTKEELPWEQLHDEDEAQSLQLHHSQSEENRGAELLTQHITEADGEHCEDINSEPDSIFAPLSDMDDMMSDSAESDHSDDIQKPVKSKNDSKGDTRHHTNNKHFDCSECGKSFRHMSHFTRHMRIHTGEKPFACSVCAKRFKTKNEMISHMRIHTGVKPFPCSVCPKRFSVNTRLKKHMRTHTGEKPFTCSVCKKGFSRKQHMTTHMRTHMEKQFTCTFCPKRCTEKSHLVAHMRTHTGEKPFTCSVCSKSFYTKHVMTTHMRTHTGEKPFSCTVCNKRFIYKYQVSKHKCVTVMEAAGI from the coding sequence AcctccagcgggtgtcagcggggagtcatgaagagattCCCTCCGAGCagcaggagtggcacaccagtgtgggacagaaagagctacaggccccctcccacactAAAGAGGAGTTGCCgtgggagcagcttcatgatgaagatgaagctcagtccttacagcttcatcacagtcaaagtgaggagaacagaggggcggagcttctaacccaacacatcacagaagcggatggagagcattgtgaagatataaactcagaaccagacagcatctttgctccactgtcagacatggacgacATGATGTCAGACTCTGCTGAGAGCGATCACAGTGACGACATCCAAAAACCTGtaaagagtaaaaatgactctaaaggtgatacgagacatcacactaacaacaaacactttgactgctctgaatgtggaaaATCATTTCGACATATGTCCCATTTtacaagacacatgagaatacatactggggagaaaccttttgcttgctcagtttgCGCTAAAAGATTCAAAACTAAGAATgaaatgatatcacacatgagaatacatacaGGGGTGAAACCTTTTCCGTGCTCAGTCTGTCCCAAAAGATTCTCCGTAAATACTAGGCTGAaaaaacacatgagaacgcacacaggtgagaaaccctttACTTGCTCGGTTTGCAAGAAgggtttctccagaaagcaacacatgaccacacacatgagaacacacatggAGAAGCAATTTACCTGCACGTTTTGCCCTAAAAGATGTACCGAGAAAAGTCATCttgtagcacacatgagaacacacactggagagaaaccttttacctgCTCCGTTTGCAGTAAGAGTTTCTACACAAAGCACgttatgaccacacacatgagaacacacactggagagaaaccgtttagttgcactgtgtgcaATAAGAGGTTCATATATAAGTATCAGGTCAGCAAACACaaatgtgtaacagtcatggaagctgctgggatttaa